The proteins below are encoded in one region of Akkermansiaceae bacterium:
- a CDS encoding YebC/PmpR family DNA-binding transcriptional regulator: MGRAFEARRAGKEKRWGEMSRLYPKLGKIITMAAKAGGSDPNSNTALKTAVNNAKAQNMPKDNIEKAIKRATGADAADYDEISYEGKGPHGSLLWVECATDNSTRTVANVKMIFNKNGGQVVNSGSLDFMFTRKSVIEFEKPEGLDLEELELNLIDFGLEEMDVQDDRVVVYGEFTSFGELTKACEDLGIKNFKANLQRIANSPVELTEAQIEEVEVLIDKLEEDDDVQSVFTNLA, encoded by the coding sequence ATGGGAAGAGCCTTTGAAGCACGCCGTGCAGGAAAAGAAAAACGTTGGGGCGAGATGTCCCGACTATATCCTAAACTGGGAAAAATCATCACGATGGCTGCCAAGGCCGGTGGGTCCGATCCTAACTCGAATACGGCCCTGAAGACGGCGGTGAACAACGCCAAGGCCCAGAACATGCCGAAGGACAATATCGAGAAGGCCATCAAGCGTGCCACCGGAGCTGACGCCGCCGACTACGATGAGATCAGCTACGAGGGCAAAGGTCCACACGGCTCGCTGCTTTGGGTGGAATGTGCCACTGATAACAGCACCCGCACCGTGGCGAATGTGAAGATGATTTTCAACAAGAATGGCGGGCAGGTTGTTAACAGCGGCTCTCTCGACTTTATGTTCACCCGCAAATCAGTCATCGAATTCGAAAAACCCGAGGGGCTCGATCTGGAGGAACTGGAGCTGAACCTCATCGACTTCGGTCTCGAGGAGATGGATGTGCAGGACGACCGGGTGGTGGTCTACGGCGAGTTCACCAGCTTCGGGGAGCTTACCAAGGCATGTGAAGACCTGGGTATCAAGAATTTCAAAGCCAACCTCCAACGCATCGCCAACAGCCCGGTCGAGCTAACAGAAGCCCAGATCGAGGAGGTGGAAGTCCTGATCGACAAGCTGGAGGAAGATGATGATGTCCAGTCGGTGTTTACCAATCTGGCGTAA
- a CDS encoding DUF4177 domain-containing protein encodes MTTQWEYMTLRFPVGAGSRSADIELQEIADHLNARGRDGWELVSTESLTGLQGQTMYLLALLKRPRR; translated from the coding sequence ATGACAACCCAGTGGGAATACATGACGCTGCGTTTTCCTGTCGGTGCCGGTAGCCGGTCGGCAGACATCGAGCTACAGGAAATCGCCGACCACCTCAACGCCCGGGGACGTGACGGCTGGGAGCTCGTCAGCACCGAAAGCCTGACCGGGCTCCAAGGCCAGACGATGTATCTTCTCGCCCTGTTGAAAAGACCCAGACGGTGA
- a CDS encoding acylphosphatase, whose product MVSKRVIFEGRVQGVGFRYAVKQIAMGFDVAGTVKNLPEGSVELDLMGEEEEVEEFLKEIIEESSMAHYIKDVHIRAIPHLENIQGFTITS is encoded by the coding sequence ATGGTTTCCAAACGAGTCATCTTCGAGGGTCGGGTCCAGGGTGTGGGGTTTCGCTACGCCGTGAAGCAGATCGCCATGGGTTTTGATGTCGCCGGGACCGTCAAGAACCTGCCCGAGGGCAGCGTCGAACTCGACCTCATGGGTGAGGAGGAGGAAGTGGAGGAATTTCTCAAGGAGATCATCGAGGAAAGCAGCATGGCCCACTACATCAAGGACGTGCACATCCGTGCTATCCCCCACCTGGAAAACATCCAGGGGTTTACCATTACATCCTAA
- a CDS encoding YhgN family NAAT transporter — MELILSTAVTLFIVLDPFGNLAMFHTVLSNTPEERRPRILVRELLIALLVLMLFLFCGQPLLHFLRLEQATLLLSGGVILFLVSLGMVFPSKSVLGGDNDEEPFIVPLAIPLVAGPSALILLLILAKQYHDQIGMIAIATFSAWLVAAVILLASPFFMRFLGKKGTRALERLMGMLLVMISIQMFMDGLAGYLGEL, encoded by the coding sequence ATGGAGCTCATTCTTTCCACGGCTGTGACCTTGTTTATCGTCTTGGACCCCTTTGGCAACCTCGCCATGTTTCATACCGTGCTATCGAACACCCCCGAGGAGCGCCGCCCCCGCATCCTGGTCCGGGAGCTGCTGATCGCCTTGCTGGTGCTGATGTTGTTTCTGTTCTGTGGCCAGCCCTTGCTTCATTTTCTCCGGCTCGAACAAGCCACACTGCTCTTATCAGGCGGCGTGATCCTGTTTCTCGTTTCTCTCGGGATGGTCTTCCCGTCCAAATCGGTTCTCGGAGGGGACAACGATGAAGAGCCCTTTATTGTGCCGCTGGCCATCCCTTTGGTCGCCGGCCCCTCAGCCCTGATCCTGCTGCTCATCCTCGCCAAACAATACCACGATCAAATAGGCATGATCGCCATCGCCACATTCTCGGCCTGGTTGGTGGCTGCCGTCATTTTGTTAGCCTCGCCCTTTTTCATGCGCTTCCTGGGCAAAAAAGGGACCCGTGCACTGGAACGACTGATGGGGATGCTGCTGGTCATGATTTCCATACAGATGTTCATGGACGGACTGGCGGGCTATCTTGGGGAGCTTTGA
- the menA gene encoding 1,4-dihydroxy-2-naphthoate octaprenyltransferase encodes MKSFILASRPKTLPAAIVPVWVGCVLTFHLTGTWHGWLAFYTVMGAVWIQIATNFFNDAIDADKGADTGARLGPVRATASGKLSRHTVYITAMVCLLLAAAFGYPLFVARGWPMIAIALPSFYLAYGYTGGPLPLAYKGLGELFVILFFGLVAVMGTVFVQTGVWYREAAILGLAIGCLSAVLISVNNLRDVDEDRSNGKNTLAVKWGRAASVNLVRVMTVTAYVCAITLFDADPKLLCFLPAFILGLLIIQGLCKHSPGVIYNKFLAISALQLILFAVAFHLNACV; translated from the coding sequence ATGAAGTCGTTCATCCTCGCCTCCCGACCCAAAACACTACCCGCCGCCATTGTGCCGGTGTGGGTAGGTTGCGTGCTGACCTTCCATCTCACCGGCACGTGGCACGGGTGGTTGGCGTTTTACACGGTGATGGGGGCGGTCTGGATCCAGATCGCGACGAATTTTTTCAACGACGCAATCGATGCGGACAAGGGCGCCGATACCGGGGCCAGGCTGGGTCCCGTCAGGGCAACCGCCTCAGGAAAGCTGTCGCGCCATACCGTCTATATCACGGCGATGGTTTGTTTGTTGCTGGCGGCAGCCTTTGGTTATCCCTTGTTCGTGGCGCGTGGCTGGCCGATGATCGCGATTGCCTTGCCCTCCTTTTACCTGGCCTACGGCTACACGGGGGGACCGCTGCCCTTGGCATACAAAGGCCTGGGGGAGTTGTTTGTGATCCTGTTTTTTGGACTGGTTGCGGTGATGGGAACGGTTTTTGTGCAAACTGGAGTCTGGTATCGGGAGGCCGCCATTCTGGGGCTGGCCATCGGATGTTTGTCCGCTGTCCTGATATCCGTCAACAACCTCCGTGATGTGGATGAAGACCGGTCTAACGGAAAAAACACCCTGGCCGTCAAATGGGGGCGTGCCGCCTCAGTGAACCTTGTCAGGGTGATGACGGTCACAGCTTATGTTTGTGCCATCACCTTGTTTGATGCCGACCCCAAACTGCTCTGTTTCCTGCCTGCATTCATTCTGGGCCTGTTGATCATCCAGGGACTCTGCAAACATTCCCCCGGGGTGATCTATAACAAGTTTCTCGCCATCTCCGCGCTACAGCTGATTCTTTTTGCGGTTGCATTCCACCTGAACGCCTGTGTCTAG
- a CDS encoding AMP-binding protein encodes MDTPEMTSASFWQSDPCRVMANPLDAVAQGEAGLLARWAENIPGLSGHILFATSGSTGDGKWVALSRGALLASARMVNQHLSACPADRWLLALPEFHVGGMGILARCYLADCEVIRMEGKWNPHVYHDLACSGNATLSSLVPTQLFDLVQSGKQAPPGLRAVLIGGGRLDDAVYQQAAELGWPVMETYGMTETCSQVATAQPGGRELNILPGWQSRVTEKGRLMLKGEALLSAYVSSGHGGFRMSDPKTDGWFATGDIVELRNNALRILGRADRCVKILGELVNLAEVETTLAATARRLATPVNMPSGELIVIACADHRRGSRLVLCSDQAIDGHHLIGQYNQSCKPVERIDCYCLLENIPRSPLGKVRYDQLQAEVARQRLAQDQ; translated from the coding sequence ATGGACACCCCTGAAATGACATCAGCCTCCTTCTGGCAATCAGACCCATGCCGGGTGATGGCCAATCCCCTCGATGCCGTTGCGCAGGGTGAGGCCGGCTTGCTCGCACGCTGGGCGGAAAACATCCCCGGGCTGTCAGGTCACATCCTCTTTGCCACCTCGGGCTCAACAGGTGACGGCAAGTGGGTCGCCCTTTCCCGTGGTGCCCTGCTCGCATCCGCCCGGATGGTCAACCAACATCTGTCGGCATGCCCTGCCGACCGCTGGTTGCTCGCACTCCCGGAATTCCATGTGGGTGGTATGGGGATACTGGCGCGCTGTTATCTTGCAGACTGTGAAGTCATCCGGATGGAAGGGAAATGGAACCCACACGTTTACCACGACCTCGCCTGCTCTGGGAACGCGACACTTTCCTCGTTGGTACCGACACAACTCTTCGATCTTGTGCAGTCCGGAAAACAGGCGCCACCCGGACTGCGGGCTGTTTTGATTGGTGGAGGTCGTCTCGATGACGCGGTCTATCAGCAGGCCGCCGAACTCGGATGGCCCGTGATGGAAACTTACGGCATGACCGAAACCTGCTCCCAGGTGGCGACCGCGCAGCCGGGTGGCCGGGAGCTCAACATCCTGCCGGGCTGGCAGTCCAGGGTGACAGAAAAGGGACGGCTGATGCTCAAGGGGGAGGCTCTGCTGAGCGCCTATGTCTCGTCCGGGCACGGTGGCTTCCGGATGTCCGATCCCAAAACCGACGGCTGGTTTGCCACCGGCGATATCGTCGAGCTGCGCAACAACGCGCTGCGTATCCTCGGCCGGGCGGACCGCTGTGTGAAGATCCTTGGGGAGCTAGTCAACCTGGCGGAGGTGGAAACAACATTGGCGGCCACCGCACGCAGGCTGGCAACGCCGGTGAACATGCCGAGCGGTGAACTTATCGTGATCGCCTGCGCTGACCACCGCCGGGGTAGCCGGTTGGTGCTGTGCTCTGACCAGGCGATCGACGGCCACCACCTCATCGGGCAATACAACCAAAGCTGTAAGCCTGTCGAGCGCATCGATTGTTATTGTTTGTTAGAAAATATTCCGCGCAGCCCGCTGGGGAAAGTGAGGTATGATCAATTGCAGGCGGAGGTGGCCAGACAACGGCTTGCGCAGGACCAGTAA